The following are from one region of the Cyanobium gracile PCC 6307 genome:
- a CDS encoding type II secretion system protein — MPNPSSPFRRRRFFPPSYQRQARGWPAPVRTGFTLLELMVVVSIVGTISAVVLPNYLRARSSAEAGASIGESLGIAKNCAVGMISRIPTEGTEPRSGNAFTCDGTRQIVFFSRSWSGDATGVRCLSSVASRWTSSALFIVGQNGLVTCYL; from the coding sequence ATGCCTAACCCTTCCTCTCCCTTTCGACGTCGACGATTCTTTCCTCCCTCGTACCAACGGCAGGCTAGAGGATGGCCAGCTCCTGTAAGAACGGGTTTTACCCTTCTTGAGCTGATGGTAGTTGTGTCAATCGTGGGAACGATATCTGCAGTGGTGTTGCCGAACTACCTTCGCGCCAGAAGTTCTGCGGAGGCTGGCGCGAGCATCGGCGAATCACTGGGAATCGCCAAAAACTGTGCTGTCGGGATGATCTCCAGGATACCTACTGAGGGGACGGAGCCTCGCTCCGGTAACGCATTCACCTGTGACGGAACTCGGCAAATTGTTTTCTTTAGTCGAAGTTGGAGTGGCGATGCAACGGGGGTGAGATGTCTTTCTTCAGTGGCATCCCGTTGGACCAGTTCTGCCTTGTTCATCGTTGGCCAGAATGGTCTCGTCACCTGCTACCTCTGA
- the fumC gene encoding class II fumarate hydratase — MMPSTRTETDSLGPVEVPAEHYWGAQTQRSLRNFPFGAPMPIAVVQAFGQLKAACAEVNAARGVLSPQLAGLIVAAAEEVSQGRLDGEFPLRVWQTGSGTQTNMNVNEVIANRAIAAAGGVLGSKVPVHPNDHVNLSQSSNDTFPAAMHMAVAIALHQRLIPSLEALITALRQKAEAYAGLIKIGRTHLQDAVPLSLGQEFGGYASQLELGLAGLRATLPQVLQLAIGGTAVGTGLNAPAGFGEAVASRLAERIGLPFTSAPDKFQALAGQEGLAAAHGALTVLAGSLMKIANDIRWLASGPRCGLGELVLPENEPGSSIMPGKVNPTQCESLTMVAVQVMGNNTAVQMAASQGNFELNVFKPLIAHNLLESIDLLGGSCGTFRELCIEGLQADVAHIEAMRDRSLMLVTALTPAIGYDRACAIARHAHEHRLSLREAALVLGEISGEEFDRLVRPEQMV, encoded by the coding sequence CTGATGCCGTCCACCCGCACCGAAACCGATAGCCTCGGCCCGGTGGAGGTGCCGGCTGAGCACTACTGGGGCGCCCAGACCCAGCGTTCCCTGCGCAACTTCCCCTTCGGCGCGCCGATGCCGATCGCGGTGGTGCAAGCCTTCGGCCAGCTCAAGGCCGCCTGCGCCGAGGTGAACGCGGCCCGTGGGGTGCTGAGCCCGCAGCTCGCAGGCCTGATCGTGGCCGCCGCCGAGGAGGTGAGCCAGGGCCGGCTCGATGGCGAGTTCCCGCTGCGGGTCTGGCAGACCGGGTCGGGTACCCAGACCAACATGAACGTCAATGAGGTGATCGCCAACCGGGCGATCGCCGCCGCCGGCGGCGTGCTGGGCAGCAAGGTGCCGGTGCACCCGAACGACCACGTCAACCTCAGCCAGTCGAGCAACGACACCTTCCCAGCCGCCATGCACATGGCGGTGGCGATCGCGCTGCATCAGCGGCTGATCCCCAGCCTGGAGGCCCTGATTACCGCCCTGCGCCAGAAGGCGGAGGCCTACGCCGGCCTGATCAAGATCGGTCGCACCCACCTGCAGGATGCGGTGCCCCTGAGCCTGGGCCAGGAGTTCGGCGGCTACGCCTCCCAGCTGGAGCTGGGGCTGGCGGGCCTGCGGGCGACCCTGCCCCAGGTGCTGCAGCTGGCCATCGGCGGCACGGCCGTGGGCACAGGGCTCAATGCGCCGGCGGGCTTCGGTGAGGCGGTGGCCTCCCGGCTGGCGGAGCGCATCGGCCTGCCCTTCACCAGTGCCCCCGACAAGTTCCAGGCCCTTGCGGGCCAGGAGGGCCTGGCGGCGGCCCACGGGGCGCTCACCGTTCTGGCGGGCAGCCTGATGAAGATCGCCAACGACATCCGCTGGCTGGCGAGCGGGCCCCGCTGCGGCCTGGGTGAACTGGTGCTGCCGGAGAACGAACCAGGCTCCAGCATCATGCCCGGCAAGGTGAACCCCACCCAGTGCGAGAGCCTCACCATGGTGGCCGTGCAGGTGATGGGCAACAACACCGCCGTCCAGATGGCGGCCAGCCAGGGGAACTTTGAGCTGAATGTGTTCAAGCCCCTGATCGCCCACAACCTGCTGGAAAGCATCGACCTGCTGGGGGGGAGCTGCGGCACGTTCCGGGAACTCTGCATCGAGGGCCTGCAGGCCGATGTGGCCCACATCGAAGCCATGCGGGATCGCAGCCTGATGTTGGTGACGGCCCTGACACCGGCGATCGGCTACGACCGGGCCTGTGCCATCGCCCGCCATGCCCACGAGCACCGGCTCAGCCTGCGGGAGGCGGCCCTGGTGCTGGGCGAGATCAGCGGGGAGGAGTTCGACCGCCTCGTCAGGCCCGAGCAGATGGTGTGA
- a CDS encoding thylakoid membrane photosystem I accumulation factor encodes MSPPARFPLLRSRSRPLAGLWALLLTVVLGLLWAPGEAAASLENDRYDGNIFALYAGNGSLVPPRSSLAQSLEEHRVAVLVYYLDDSSVSKQFSPVVSELQRVWGNAVDLIPLVTDPLQNRPDGGTADPAHYWDGLIPQVVVIDSTGRVVFDRHGQVSVDAINTAVSDATGIPMAPGSGNSATLSFNELNSEVVASR; translated from the coding sequence ATGAGCCCACCTGCCCGCTTCCCCTTGCTCCGTTCGCGCTCCCGGCCCCTCGCCGGCCTCTGGGCCCTGCTGCTGACCGTGGTGCTGGGGCTGCTCTGGGCGCCGGGCGAGGCGGCGGCCAGCCTCGAGAACGACCGCTACGACGGCAACATCTTCGCCCTTTACGCCGGCAACGGCTCCCTGGTGCCGCCCCGCAGCAGCCTGGCCCAGTCCCTCGAGGAGCATCGGGTGGCGGTGCTCGTCTATTACCTCGACGACAGCAGCGTCAGCAAGCAGTTCTCTCCGGTGGTGTCGGAGCTGCAGCGAGTCTGGGGCAATGCCGTCGACCTGATCCCCTTGGTCACCGATCCGCTCCAGAACCGGCCCGATGGCGGCACAGCCGATCCCGCCCACTACTGGGACGGCCTGATTCCCCAGGTGGTGGTGATCGACAGCACCGGCCGCGTCGTCTTCGATCGCCACGGTCAGGTGAGCGTCGATGCCATCAACACGGCCGTGAGCGACGCCACCGGCATTCCGATGGCTCCGGGCTCGGGGAACAGCGCCACCTTGAGCTTCAACGAACTCAACAGCGAAGTGGTGGCGTCCCGCTGA
- the hisA gene encoding 1-(5-phosphoribosyl)-5-[(5-phosphoribosylamino)methylideneamino]imidazole-4-carboxamide isomerase: MQVIPAIDLLDGHCVRLHQGDYGRVTRFSDDPVAQAREWQRQGATRLHLVDLDGARSGEPRNDGAVQAIAAALEIPVQLGGGVRTAERAEQLLGWGVDRVILGTVAVENPALVRDLAARHPGRIVVGIDANEGKVATRGWIEQSTVEATALAASLEGTGVAAIISTDIATDGTLEGPNLAALRAMAQATSLPVIASGGVGSLTDLLSLLSLEPLGVEGVIVGRALYDGRVELAEALQALGDGRLQDPLRLPIA, from the coding sequence ATGCAAGTCATTCCCGCCATCGATCTGCTCGACGGGCATTGCGTGCGACTGCATCAGGGCGACTACGGCCGCGTCACCCGCTTCAGCGACGATCCGGTGGCCCAGGCCCGTGAGTGGCAGCGCCAGGGGGCCACGCGACTGCATCTGGTCGATCTCGACGGCGCCCGGAGCGGCGAACCCCGCAACGACGGCGCCGTGCAGGCCATCGCTGCGGCCCTGGAGATCCCGGTGCAGCTGGGGGGAGGGGTGCGAACGGCGGAGCGGGCCGAACAGCTGCTGGGCTGGGGTGTGGACCGGGTGATCCTGGGCACGGTCGCCGTGGAGAACCCGGCCCTGGTGCGGGACCTGGCGGCCCGTCACCCGGGCCGGATCGTGGTGGGGATCGATGCCAATGAGGGCAAGGTGGCCACCCGCGGCTGGATCGAGCAGAGCACGGTGGAGGCGACGGCCCTGGCCGCCAGCCTGGAGGGCACCGGCGTGGCGGCGATCATCAGCACCGACATCGCCACCGACGGCACCCTGGAGGGCCCCAACCTGGCGGCCCTGCGAGCCATGGCCCAGGCCACCTCCCTGCCGGTGATCGCCTCAGGCGGTGTGGGCAGCCTCACCGACCTGCTCAGCCTGCTGAGTCTCGAACCCCTCGGCGTGGAGGGGGTGATCGTGGGACGGGCCCTCTACGACGGAAGGGTGGAGCTGGCCGAGGCGCTGCAGGCCCTCGGTGACGGTCGGCTCCAGGATCCGCTGCGGCTGCCGATCGCCTGA
- a CDS encoding DUF3685 domain-containing protein — MPQLLLFADPLERAGLTSWLEAADSDADPDGWGGCRVVGPEELQGAPQLVLWCLGSLPEPQALDAESRRLLERWHPAPLLLLLPATHPYGSDLLLQLPAQGLIEQADAESLRQAVTTLLAGGRVLAIAATRRGEEPGPSVPMGLGQWLLLSGLQQIDAELRLCLRLLDPPPVDLLPLLLLQGRVRELRLARRLLLWLWGPVSLAWGQTLDGQGGAPSTPVAPDSGSTDTPAHGVAITLRQRTAEGLWEALRGRLTEAAAADPSNNSGQMLALDGLHASRRSDLLLGLLEQFDRLRQRLLQDDPRGEQLERLWKELQPELRQQALRSMAGSYVQLPMEGRLCPVAETLLHRSSLDADDLELPDPAVMLSPLLQARPLLVDGRLVAPDEPQAVLYLELLLSNWLVRSAELISAEVLAACADWPELRRYLLRPELLATRNLERLRNQLNAQQRWTSWFERPIHLYESRRPLFRLGDGAIDCVDLTEPRDAELRQLGWVQQAVTLALEARDALGPQLRSLLKRLGDLLVVLLTQVLGRAIGLVGRGIVQGMGRSLNRS; from the coding sequence GTGCCCCAGCTGCTGCTGTTCGCTGACCCCCTCGAGCGCGCCGGCCTCACCAGCTGGCTGGAGGCTGCCGATTCCGATGCGGATCCCGACGGCTGGGGCGGTTGCCGGGTGGTCGGCCCCGAGGAGCTCCAGGGGGCACCCCAGCTCGTCCTCTGGTGCCTCGGCAGCCTGCCCGAACCCCAGGCCCTCGACGCCGAAAGCCGCCGGCTGCTGGAGCGCTGGCACCCGGCGCCGCTGCTGCTGCTGCTGCCCGCGACCCACCCCTACGGCAGCGATCTCCTGCTGCAGCTGCCGGCTCAGGGGCTGATCGAGCAGGCTGATGCCGAGAGCCTGCGGCAGGCGGTTACCACCCTGCTGGCCGGCGGCCGGGTGCTGGCCATTGCCGCGACGCGACGGGGCGAGGAGCCCGGCCCCTCGGTGCCGATGGGCCTGGGCCAGTGGCTGCTGCTGAGCGGCCTGCAGCAGATCGATGCCGAACTCCGCCTCTGCCTGCGCCTGCTGGATCCGCCGCCGGTCGACCTGCTGCCGTTGCTGCTCCTGCAGGGCCGGGTGCGGGAGCTGCGGCTGGCCCGGCGCCTGCTGCTCTGGCTCTGGGGGCCCGTCAGTCTGGCCTGGGGCCAGACCCTCGATGGCCAGGGCGGGGCGCCCAGCACGCCCGTCGCCCCGGACAGCGGCTCGACCGACACACCGGCCCACGGGGTGGCGATCACCCTGCGGCAACGCACCGCCGAAGGGCTCTGGGAGGCTCTGCGGGGCCGGCTCACGGAGGCCGCCGCCGCCGACCCCAGCAACAACAGCGGCCAGATGCTGGCCCTCGACGGCCTCCATGCCTCCCGCCGCAGCGACCTGCTGCTGGGGCTGCTGGAGCAGTTCGACCGGCTGCGCCAGCGCCTGCTCCAGGACGATCCCCGCGGCGAGCAGCTGGAGCGGCTCTGGAAGGAACTCCAGCCAGAGCTGCGTCAGCAGGCCCTGCGCTCCATGGCCGGGTCCTACGTGCAGCTGCCCATGGAGGGCCGGCTCTGCCCGGTGGCCGAGACCCTCCTGCACCGCAGCAGCCTCGACGCCGACGATCTCGAGCTGCCCGATCCCGCCGTCATGCTCAGCCCGCTGCTGCAGGCGCGCCCCCTTCTGGTGGATGGCCGTCTGGTGGCGCCGGATGAGCCCCAGGCGGTCCTGTATCTGGAGCTGCTGCTCAGCAACTGGCTGGTGCGCAGCGCCGAGCTGATCAGCGCCGAGGTGCTGGCGGCCTGCGCCGATTGGCCCGAACTGCGCCGGTACCTGCTGCGCCCCGAACTGCTCGCCACCCGCAACCTGGAACGGCTGCGCAACCAGCTCAATGCCCAGCAGCGCTGGACAAGCTGGTTCGAGCGCCCCATCCACCTCTACGAGAGCCGCCGCCCCCTGTTCCGTTTGGGCGACGGCGCAATCGACTGCGTGGATCTCACCGAGCCCCGCGATGCCGAGCTGCGCCAGCTGGGCTGGGTGCAGCAGGCGGTCACCCTGGCCCTGGAGGCGCGGGATGCCCTGGGCCCCCAGCTCCGCAGCCTGCTCAAACGCCTCGGCGATCTGCTGGTTGTCCTCCTGACCCAGGTGCTCGGCCGGGCGATCGGCCTGGTGGGTCGGGGCATCGTCCAGGGCATGGGCCGCAGCCTCAACCGCAGCTGA
- a CDS encoding Fur family transcriptional regulator — translation MRLSRQRRMVLDLLWDEKSHLSARDIFDKLNNQGRHIGHTSVYQNLEALQSAGVIECIERASGRLYGYRADPHSHLTCTQSGAIHDLDVLLPDHLLRQIEEQTGFAIESYTLHLSGRPRPS, via the coding sequence ATGCGGCTGAGCCGCCAGCGGCGCATGGTGCTGGATCTTCTCTGGGACGAGAAGAGCCATCTCTCCGCCCGCGACATCTTCGACAAGCTCAACAACCAGGGACGCCACATCGGCCACACCTCCGTCTATCAGAATCTCGAGGCGCTGCAATCGGCCGGGGTGATCGAGTGCATCGAGCGGGCCAGTGGCCGTCTCTATGGCTACCGCGCCGATCCCCACAGCCATCTGACCTGCACCCAGTCCGGCGCCATTCACGACCTCGACGTTCTCCTCCCCGACCATCTACTCCGGCAGATCGAGGAGCAGACGGGCTTTGCGATCGAGTCGTACACCCTGCATCTCTCGGGTCGCCCCCGCCCCTCCTGA